The following coding sequences are from one Streptomyces sp. NBC_00536 window:
- a CDS encoding trypsin-like serine peptidase — translation MRRPNRPVTAVLCAAALALTASACGPGNGEAGSDAKPTAAASLPSGSDTIKIPDELKDKLKQHGFDMDKWKGGEWKNWKKDQWLREAGDYINPIIAGLWDPDRMRDADVPPDRPVTDPDLGKDQGVTDPTPDPVTAKAAAPPFHQSVPEAGKVFFDGPEGSMVCSATVVKDPAHPGKSNMVWTAGHCVHAGKSGGWYRNIAFVPSYNNSGKSAAQLKGASRDQVAPYGVWWSDWAQTSDQWIAQGGPTGGAGAPYDFAVLHVTPEAGGGKSLEETVGSALPVDFNAPAVGKVAGITATGFPAAAPFDGQKAYQCTDKPGRLSLDASAPVMYRIGCTMTGGSSGGGWVAIGGDGKRALVSNTSIGPVKAGWLAGPRLGPEAKGVYDAVSGKFKK, via the coding sequence ATGCGACGACCGAACCGACCGGTCACCGCCGTACTGTGCGCGGCCGCGCTCGCGCTGACCGCCTCGGCCTGCGGACCCGGCAACGGTGAGGCGGGCAGCGACGCCAAGCCGACCGCTGCGGCGAGCCTCCCGTCCGGATCCGACACCATCAAGATCCCGGACGAGCTGAAGGACAAGCTCAAGCAGCACGGCTTCGACATGGACAAGTGGAAGGGGGGCGAGTGGAAGAACTGGAAGAAGGACCAGTGGCTCCGCGAGGCGGGCGACTACATCAACCCGATCATCGCAGGCCTGTGGGACCCGGACCGGATGCGTGACGCCGACGTCCCGCCGGACCGCCCGGTCACCGACCCGGACCTCGGCAAGGACCAGGGCGTCACCGACCCGACGCCCGACCCCGTGACCGCGAAGGCGGCCGCTCCGCCCTTCCACCAGAGCGTCCCGGAGGCCGGCAAGGTCTTCTTCGACGGACCCGAGGGCTCCATGGTCTGCTCGGCGACCGTGGTCAAGGACCCGGCGCACCCCGGCAAGTCCAACATGGTCTGGACGGCGGGCCATTGCGTGCACGCGGGCAAGAGCGGCGGCTGGTACCGCAACATCGCCTTCGTGCCCTCCTACAACAACTCCGGCAAGTCCGCGGCCCAGCTCAAGGGCGCGAGCCGGGACCAGGTGGCGCCGTACGGCGTCTGGTGGAGCGACTGGGCACAGACCTCGGACCAGTGGATCGCCCAGGGCGGTCCGACCGGTGGCGCGGGCGCCCCGTACGACTTCGCGGTGCTGCACGTGACCCCGGAGGCGGGCGGCGGCAAGTCACTGGAGGAGACGGTCGGTTCGGCCCTCCCGGTGGACTTCAACGCCCCGGCCGTGGGGAAGGTCGCGGGCATCACGGCGACCGGTTTCCCGGCGGCGGCCCCGTTCGACGGCCAGAAGGCCTACCAGTGCACCGACAAGCCGGGCCGGCTCTCGCTGGACGCGTCCGCGCCGGTGATGTACCGCATCGGCTGCACCATGACCGGCGGTTCCTCGGGTGGCGGCTGGGTCGCCATCGGCGGCGACGGCAAGCGCGCGCTGGTCTCCAACACCTCCATCGGCCCGGTCAAGGCGGGCTGGCTGGCCGGTCCGCGGCTGGGTCCCGAGGCGAAGGGCGTCTATGACGCGGTGAGCGGCAAGTTCAAGAAGTAG